One window of Dehalococcoidia bacterium genomic DNA carries:
- a CDS encoding cytidylate kinase family protein — protein MTIITISRGTSGGGKELAKRVADQLGYRSFSREELLATAASEFGIGKEELAAAGESKPGLFQRVSLKRIQYIAYMRAALCKEVKKDNVVYHGQGGNMLIGEIPHVLRVRVIADMEFRIKAAVDQYSCDREKALKFIKKVDEDRGQWAKSLYGIDWQDPSLYDLVINLERIGVTTASDLVVTAARERFHTTPESQKMMSNLALSSEIRARIAANKGIEDIEVEIKADGDMVTIEGKPDSAAEAERIIRVVRETPGVREVTSAMRTRTSGRHHSMREFE, from the coding sequence GTGACCATCATCACCATATCCAGGGGAACATCCGGTGGCGGGAAAGAGCTGGCAAAACGCGTTGCCGATCAACTCGGCTATCGGAGTTTCTCCAGAGAGGAGTTGCTGGCAACGGCCGCCAGCGAGTTCGGGATCGGAAAGGAGGAGTTGGCCGCCGCCGGCGAGAGCAAACCAGGCCTTTTCCAACGGGTGAGCCTGAAAAGAATCCAGTATATCGCTTACATGCGCGCCGCCCTGTGCAAAGAGGTCAAGAAAGATAATGTCGTCTATCACGGACAAGGGGGTAACATGTTGATCGGGGAAATCCCTCATGTCCTCCGGGTAAGGGTGATCGCAGACATGGAGTTCCGCATCAAAGCAGCCGTGGATCAATATTCTTGCGACAGGGAGAAGGCGCTCAAGTTCATCAAAAAGGTGGATGAAGATAGGGGTCAGTGGGCGAAATCGCTCTACGGCATTGATTGGCAGGACCCCTCGTTATACGATCTGGTGATTAATCTGGAGCGGATTGGAGTGACCACGGCAAGTGATCTGGTGGTTACAGCCGCCAGGGAAAGATTTCACACAACGCCTGAATCCCAGAAAATGATGAGTAACTTGGCCCTCTCCTCCGAAATCAGAGCCCGGATTGCGGCCAACAAAGGGATCGAAGATATTGAAGTGGAGATCAAGGCCGATGGGGATATGGTCACTATCGAGGGGAAACCGGATTCGGCAGCAGAAGCAGAGAGAATTATCCGGGTGGTTCGTGAAACCCCGGGGGTCAGGGAAGTTACGTCTGCCATGCGCACCAGAACTTCAGGGCGGCATCATTCGATGCGGGAATTCGAATAG
- a CDS encoding NADH-quinone oxidoreductase subunit A: protein MTDNLGTLGLFVVLALIFPFLLIALPLVLRHCGVIPQHPSHTKQETYECGMKPLGDAWTQFNFHYYTFAILFVVLDIMALFLFPWAAHFLALSRSAKVYGLVGVIIFISILLIGFLYAWRKKALEWK from the coding sequence ATGACGGATAACCTTGGCACTCTGGGTCTGTTCGTGGTCCTGGCGTTGATATTTCCGTTTTTGCTTATCGCGCTTCCTCTTGTTCTCAGACACTGCGGCGTTATTCCGCAACACCCCAGTCACACAAAGCAAGAGACCTATGAGTGCGGCATGAAACCGCTGGGCGATGCCTGGACGCAGTTCAACTTCCACTATTATACTTTCGCCATTCTATTTGTTGTCCTGGATATCATGGCTTTGTTCTTATTTCCCTGGGCGGCGCATTTCCTGGCACTGAGCCGTTCAGCCAAGGTTTACGGACTTGTGGGGGTGATCATTTTTATCTCAATTTTGCTGATCGGATTCCTATATGCCTGGAGAAAGAAAGCGCTGGAGTGGAAATAG